The Streptomyces sp. NBC_01275 genome has a segment encoding these proteins:
- a CDS encoding SDR family oxidoreductase encodes MPVIAVIGAGPGLGLSIARRFGREGFQVALVSRTQDKLDALAARLAEEGIEAAGFAADVTRPDSLQSALAAVADRFGAVDVLEYSPADPTFDGAAAVDATAQDLHKQLDYYLYGAVAAVRQVLPAMLERGSGTLLFSTGASSVRPLGGAFGSIGVAAAALRNYAMALGIDLAEHGVHAAHVAIGVFIGSGPGTEPETIAEHYWDAYTKRDQAEIVHTVPGGIW; translated from the coding sequence ATGCCCGTCATCGCCGTCATCGGGGCAGGCCCCGGCCTGGGCCTGTCCATCGCCCGCCGCTTCGGAAGGGAGGGTTTCCAGGTCGCCCTGGTCTCCCGGACCCAGGACAAGCTCGACGCGCTCGCCGCGCGGCTCGCCGAGGAGGGCATCGAGGCCGCGGGCTTCGCCGCGGACGTGACGCGTCCCGACTCGCTGCAGTCGGCGCTCGCCGCGGTCGCCGACCGGTTCGGGGCCGTCGACGTACTGGAGTACTCGCCCGCCGACCCCACGTTCGACGGCGCCGCCGCCGTCGACGCCACGGCGCAGGACCTCCACAAGCAGCTCGACTACTACCTGTACGGAGCGGTTGCCGCGGTCCGCCAGGTGCTGCCCGCCATGCTCGAACGCGGCAGTGGCACCCTGCTGTTCTCCACCGGCGCATCCTCGGTCCGGCCGCTCGGCGGCGCGTTCGGCAGCATCGGCGTCGCGGCGGCGGCCCTGCGCAACTACGCCATGGCCCTGGGCATCGACCTCGCCGAGCACGGGGTGCACGCCGCGCACGTGGCGATCGGGGTGTTCATCGGCAGCGGTCCCGGCACCGAGCCCGAGACCATCGCCGAGCACTACTGGGACGCGTACACCAAGCGCGACCAGGCCGAGATCGTCCACACCGTCCCCGGCGGCATCTGGTGA
- a CDS encoding TetR/AcrR family transcriptional regulator produces the protein MAIDRPSASAGNPAPVRPLRRDAQRNREALLTAARSCFAEQGMEAPLEQVAKRAGVAIGTLYRHFPTRLDLVQATFAGKLAVWREAAEKAVTMDDAWAGLCHFLETMCELQSQDRGFNDLASIRLPEGACLAGAQTRIRELGVHIVERAQEQGSLRPDLTPEDLAFVIWSHSRVTEATHAIAPDAWRRHLYLLLDGFRTDRAHPLPAPPLTEEQLYRAMISLGGNGACGA, from the coding sequence ATGGCCATCGACCGTCCGTCCGCCTCCGCCGGGAACCCGGCCCCCGTCCGCCCCCTGCGGCGCGACGCGCAGCGCAATCGCGAGGCCCTGCTCACCGCGGCCCGCTCCTGCTTCGCCGAGCAGGGCATGGAGGCACCCCTGGAGCAGGTGGCAAAGCGGGCCGGGGTGGCCATCGGCACGCTGTACCGGCACTTCCCCACCCGGCTGGACCTGGTGCAGGCAACCTTCGCCGGGAAGCTGGCCGTCTGGCGGGAGGCCGCCGAGAAGGCCGTCACCATGGATGACGCCTGGGCGGGGCTGTGCCACTTCCTGGAGACCATGTGCGAACTTCAGTCACAGGACCGGGGGTTCAACGACTTGGCCTCCATACGGCTGCCGGAGGGCGCCTGCCTGGCGGGCGCCCAGACCCGCATCCGCGAACTCGGTGTACACATCGTCGAGCGTGCGCAGGAGCAGGGCAGCCTGCGCCCCGACCTCACCCCCGAGGACCTTGCCTTCGTCATCTGGTCGCACAGCCGCGTCACCGAGGCCACCCACGCCATCGCCCCGGACGCCTGGCGCCGCCACCTTTACCTTCTGCTCGACGGCTTCCGAACCGACCGCGCCCACCCGCTACCGGCGCCGCCGCTCACCGAGGAGCAGCTGTACCGCGCCATGATCAGCCTCGGCGGAAACGGGGCCTGCGGCGCCTGA
- a CDS encoding TetR/AcrR family transcriptional regulator, translated as MTPGAQHPDGPAAQPLRSDAERNRERIIAAARTVFARDGLNASMASVAREAGVGIATMFRRFPTKEELVDAVFSDRMGAYVDVVTVALEDPDPWNGFVGYIETACAMQAADSGFADVLTMTFPTAKVLEERRNRAYEGMLVLIDRAKATGRLREDFDPSDLVLIHMANAGVVNATGDAAPDAWRRVVALFIQSLEAPARGPLPDSPGHDALYRAMLRAGQGTATPAPGKGG; from the coding sequence ATGACCCCTGGCGCCCAGCACCCCGACGGTCCCGCCGCGCAGCCTCTGCGCAGTGACGCCGAGCGCAACCGGGAGCGGATCATCGCCGCCGCCCGCACGGTGTTCGCGCGCGACGGCCTGAACGCCTCCATGGCCTCCGTGGCTCGCGAGGCGGGCGTGGGGATCGCGACGATGTTCCGCCGCTTCCCCACGAAGGAGGAACTGGTCGACGCCGTCTTCTCCGACCGCATGGGTGCCTACGTCGACGTGGTCACCGTCGCCCTGGAGGACCCCGACCCGTGGAACGGCTTCGTCGGGTACATCGAGACCGCCTGCGCGATGCAGGCCGCCGACAGCGGCTTCGCCGACGTCTTGACCATGACCTTCCCCACCGCCAAGGTCCTGGAGGAGCGCCGCAACCGGGCGTACGAGGGCATGCTGGTCCTCATCGACCGCGCCAAGGCCACCGGCCGCCTGCGCGAGGACTTCGACCCCTCGGACCTGGTGCTGATCCACATGGCCAACGCCGGTGTCGTCAACGCCACCGGCGACGCCGCCCCGGACGCCTGGCGGCGCGTTGTCGCCCTGTTCATCCAGTCCCTTGAGGCCCCGGCCCGCGGCCCGCTGCCCGACTCGCCCGGGCACGACGCGCTCTACAGGGCCATGCTCCGCGCCGGCCAGGGCACTGCCACACCGGCGCCGGGCAAGGGCGGCTGA
- a CDS encoding nuclear transport factor 2 family protein, which produces MTNEDATAWALARLNTAFYHHYDRREYDAVLEFFAPDALYERLGQKIRGHAEILDLLNARPGPEELTARHIMGATHFHTIGDTTAQGTITLLG; this is translated from the coding sequence ATGACCAACGAGGACGCGACCGCCTGGGCGCTGGCCCGGCTCAACACTGCCTTCTACCACCACTACGACCGCCGCGAGTACGACGCGGTGCTTGAATTCTTCGCCCCCGACGCCCTCTACGAGCGGCTCGGACAGAAGATACGTGGCCATGCCGAGATCCTGGACCTGCTCAACGCCCGTCCAGGGCCCGAGGAGCTGACCGCCCGCCACATAATGGGGGCCACGCACTTCCACACCATCGGCGACACCACCGCTCAGGGAACCATCACCCTGCTCGGATAG
- a CDS encoding SDR family oxidoreductase translates to MTSIAIVGAGPQLGLAIARTFGSQGFDVALISRNREKLDGLVGTLTGEDITAAAFPADVLDRDALTQVLKDAAEKFGGIDVLEYSPVGTFGSTALTTPAETEPAHIQHEIEFQLYGAIAATKAVLPAMREAGAGTLLYTTGAGSIDPVPQVGNVNAAAAALRNWAVNLHKELDGTGIQAAHVGIDVSIGTPAVPGFPTAQPEEISPVYWDLHTTKRDQAELVFSL, encoded by the coding sequence GTGACCAGCATCGCCATCGTCGGAGCCGGCCCGCAGCTGGGTCTGGCCATCGCCCGCACCTTCGGCTCCCAGGGCTTCGATGTCGCTCTGATCTCCCGCAACCGCGAGAAGCTCGACGGGCTCGTCGGCACCCTGACCGGCGAGGACATCACCGCCGCCGCGTTCCCCGCAGACGTGCTCGACCGTGACGCGCTCACCCAGGTACTCAAGGACGCCGCCGAGAAGTTCGGCGGAATCGACGTCCTGGAGTACTCCCCGGTGGGGACCTTCGGATCCACTGCTCTGACCACCCCGGCCGAGACCGAACCGGCCCACATACAGCACGAGATCGAGTTCCAGCTGTATGGGGCGATCGCCGCCACCAAGGCGGTGCTGCCCGCGATGCGGGAGGCCGGGGCAGGCACCCTGCTCTACACCACCGGCGCCGGCTCCATCGATCCCGTGCCGCAGGTCGGCAACGTCAACGCCGCCGCCGCGGCCCTGCGCAACTGGGCGGTCAACCTGCACAAGGAACTGGACGGCACCGGCATCCAGGCCGCCCACGTCGGCATCGACGTGTCGATCGGCACGCCGGCCGTCCCCGGCTTCCCGACGGCCCAGCCCGAGGAGATCTCCCCCGTCTACTGGGACCTGCACACCACCAAGCGCGACCAGGCCGAGCTCGTCTTCAGCCTCTGA
- a CDS encoding site-specific integrase: MVDVGTDPVTGKRKQLTRTFGTLREAKAEYARITNRRYEGAFVEPNKITVNEWLDQWLAKKAEDLEETTIYSYTMTLGRVRGKLGHLRLQELTEDHVEAWMRWALEDGRVRGGKTGTGLGVTSVEMSLARLKEALNRAVARRLVAANVAHEVTIPRKVRKAERRAKAVVQPWNLEEVHAFVRAVKDDRLYGPLLLCLMGLRPAEICGMRWADVDLPKATLTVANTRTVMGNKTVVEKDTKSLAGERQLPLPDLVREALKCFRALHVADKLAAGERYEDSGYVLVDELGRALNGRQLRERAYKVMDEHGLRRVRLYDARASCFTYLANNGVPDHLLARWAGHTNVKTTKRWYVKPDVEDLRPAADTWGGLASDPAPAHEESVRCGSVSG; the protein is encoded by the coding sequence GTGGTCGATGTCGGGACCGATCCCGTTACCGGGAAGCGCAAGCAGTTGACCCGTACCTTCGGCACGTTGAGGGAAGCGAAGGCCGAGTACGCCCGCATCACGAACCGCCGTTACGAGGGGGCGTTCGTCGAGCCCAACAAGATCACGGTGAACGAATGGCTCGATCAGTGGCTCGCCAAGAAGGCCGAAGACCTGGAAGAGACGACCATCTACAGCTACACGATGACCCTGGGCCGTGTCCGGGGGAAGCTCGGGCACCTCCGGCTCCAGGAACTGACCGAGGACCACGTCGAGGCGTGGATGAGGTGGGCGCTTGAGGATGGCCGCGTTCGTGGTGGCAAGACGGGCACGGGTCTCGGGGTGACCTCGGTGGAGATGTCCCTGGCGCGGCTGAAGGAGGCACTGAACCGGGCAGTGGCCCGGCGCCTGGTTGCCGCGAACGTCGCCCACGAGGTCACGATCCCTCGGAAAGTGCGAAAGGCGGAGCGCAGGGCCAAGGCGGTGGTCCAGCCCTGGAACCTTGAGGAGGTTCATGCCTTCGTGCGTGCGGTGAAGGACGACCGCCTCTACGGCCCTCTCCTTCTCTGTCTGATGGGCCTGCGGCCGGCGGAGATCTGCGGCATGCGCTGGGCCGATGTCGACCTGCCCAAGGCAACCCTGACTGTCGCCAACACGCGAACGGTGATGGGGAACAAGACCGTGGTGGAGAAGGACACGAAATCTCTCGCCGGTGAACGGCAGCTTCCCCTGCCCGATCTGGTCCGGGAGGCCCTGAAGTGCTTCAGGGCCCTGCACGTGGCCGACAAGCTGGCGGCGGGGGAGAGGTATGAGGACAGCGGGTACGTGCTCGTGGACGAACTCGGCAGGGCACTCAACGGGCGGCAGCTGCGCGAGCGGGCGTACAAGGTCATGGACGAGCACGGGCTGCGGCGGGTCCGCTTGTACGACGCTCGCGCGAGTTGCTTCACATACCTCGCGAACAACGGGGTGCCGGATCACCTCCTGGCCCGGTGGGCAGGGCACACCAACGTCAAGACCACGAAGCGCTGGTATGTGAAGCCGGATGTGGAGGATCTTCGTCCGGCAGCGGATACCTGGGGAGGTCTCGCGAGCGACCCGGCCCCCGCTCACGAAGAGAGTGTGAGATGTGGGAGCGTGAGCGGGTGA
- a CDS encoding sacsin N-terminal ATP-binding-like domain-containing protein, which produces MESGRSTARELKALVDEMITPGYEGRVLIELLQNAHDAHPAKRRDGQIEFLLCEDEGDHGVLHVANRGRSFSDEDFKGVCTVGLSPKRPDEGIGHKGIGFKSVLQLTVAPEVYSVSRQNARTFDGFCFRFAQPADFDWIAEQVAPDNPSAAQQLRDGVSSLKLPVPVDDVPESVRSFRRRGFVTVIRLPLRSAQARAEVERQLAELTAPQAPFELFLHRVAKVTMARRGGTDKRRTRPETYERKVRTLISAEGLRVQEVVLRRRMRLVVVHTQVDEATAREAIERAVDARVMSKVWSTWRGPAEVSVAVPAGDPLDAGRLYAFLPMADEAPCPVPGFVNAPFFTTFERRSFSETVPWNALLLDAVARACALAALLPAGTRRRIPSAALVDLFCWSPAQVHRLQSAIRMLGQSLEKVAFLPVLHPAGDHTSLAGAFAWQKPGKARVFTPQALATAGVKDLIDPGLHSTRLRRLEDLGRRFGLRFGPRPDGLADWAERLALALHADRVGLDTWADFYADLSLCLTDGGRALRGKQIILGTGGELLPAGGTGVFVPRPVESAAARMTAPPATDTAGATAAPVPERLAEHLRFAHGGLLWSGKRATRRTQGLRWLEQQELVRPYAPQAVLDVVAEAMGRERGDDGALRVYLKYACTVWAASLAESGGGGLRVSGLLGPARDGWITLGTAMFGPGWPGTQRHVDDTLVRFLARESAGSDELARLAGQVIEPPEEILEPGDETSVDVGTLQRFLERQGVSHGLRPRQHAVNMTSDSLKGSILNSPYSFSGFPSVPLTRQELRNWRRTAVRWTNHQRGLYSTVSYRPQQPLCTLPGQSDYESFDDDSRKLYAELILHGLGSWPDTVLETTYTGGSDRNGTRWPTPLAGFLAQAPWIPQQDPRPADGQTATSRFADASSAWWWSGEGAAPEYLATAPASLRARATDRVRVRLALLGVRSWDDPESALARLDHLAELVLSTPSLRHGRLGHLVRKANEKAWGDLLPAHGPGPTGFGEMTDLVVSCEDALAAVGGRTEREQMAEQNEAAPEEGPAPEEDHKAETIYVADDQGAIERRLLDAVAVPVLPIGAGALADRVNSYLRRRTSFPTRRTSAAVVEVLADGLPLNDASGGLLTEVAGPWLATLVAGLVEFDAERALRLTDVSPALIMRRIGACRLVRATRTVQYVDGHVVPSETAERSLFQGTPERGLVVTVHPDGDQAPEWEILQHAAPAVAALVGAPVLGERLQLALFKLAQRCAKPGDVADVDLADVLRVPVGKLEAVLSDRSSVRSGSARLVPLLACVDPAHAEDLQRQQETFHDRAQLHDWLASRVNPKTTRTLMRLIDDDDWQRRLTALGVKLADANRAWRDLDLPSVHNRAGHTRQFAHWLQHNRADLVDRVRDTFVPAYRAGSPLESYVGLRELPGLEAAPEWLDLYWDVPTDVLRTHAEAWARAHLPAPSPAQSKRATKDGASTRPVAELRDVCMGVLHDQLPRLRTLIDTWVRLHGGGGQAHGLPSVEEVARAMDAQGLLDFERLRKQRLTRWLSDHGYWPDGMPLTHRSADLALDQSRAAGQSVPAGPGTGAWPLAAGPHVVLSGKRLPIGRDDLRTLACEVASDVTEDQLAVSPTPLASLPPTIPRARRERGESSEGYTVAPVDPATKLAIGLAGEKVVGAWLHRHYEVPEQESWRSGLRSHVYPDGIGDDRLGYDFRITTPERTLYFEVKASTGADGEIQLGESEVDRARALKPDETYFIVYVSHVLDGARRHITPLPNPFGAPGLAGYRLVGNALRLRFTLPTMH; this is translated from the coding sequence GTGGAGAGCGGGCGGTCCACCGCCCGTGAACTCAAGGCGCTCGTCGACGAGATGATCACGCCTGGGTATGAGGGCCGCGTCTTGATCGAGCTACTGCAGAACGCGCACGACGCACATCCGGCGAAGCGGCGCGACGGCCAGATCGAGTTCCTGTTGTGCGAGGACGAGGGCGATCACGGCGTCCTTCATGTGGCCAACAGAGGGCGGTCGTTCAGCGACGAGGACTTCAAGGGGGTCTGCACGGTCGGCCTGTCACCCAAGCGTCCTGACGAAGGCATCGGGCACAAAGGCATCGGCTTCAAGAGCGTCCTCCAGCTCACCGTTGCTCCCGAGGTATACAGCGTGTCCCGGCAAAACGCGCGCACCTTTGACGGTTTTTGCTTCCGCTTCGCCCAACCCGCCGACTTCGACTGGATCGCCGAACAAGTGGCGCCGGACAATCCGTCGGCGGCACAGCAACTGCGCGATGGAGTCAGCTCCTTGAAGCTGCCGGTTCCAGTGGACGACGTTCCGGAGAGCGTCCGGTCGTTCCGGCGCCGGGGCTTCGTGACCGTCATCCGACTGCCGCTGCGCTCGGCGCAGGCGCGCGCCGAGGTCGAGCGTCAGCTCGCCGAACTCACTGCTCCTCAGGCGCCCTTCGAGCTGTTCCTGCACCGCGTAGCCAAGGTGACCATGGCGCGCCGTGGCGGCACCGACAAGAGGCGGACCCGCCCGGAGACGTACGAGAGGAAGGTCCGCACCCTCATCTCGGCGGAGGGGCTGCGTGTGCAGGAGGTGGTGCTGCGGCGTCGTATGCGTCTCGTTGTGGTGCACACCCAGGTGGACGAGGCCACGGCCCGCGAAGCGATCGAGCGAGCCGTCGACGCGCGGGTGATGAGCAAAGTCTGGTCCACATGGCGGGGCCCGGCGGAGGTCAGCGTGGCCGTTCCGGCGGGCGACCCTTTGGACGCCGGGCGGCTGTACGCGTTCTTGCCGATGGCGGACGAGGCGCCCTGTCCGGTGCCCGGGTTTGTTAACGCGCCGTTCTTCACCACCTTCGAGCGCCGGTCGTTCTCCGAAACTGTGCCGTGGAACGCGCTGCTGCTCGACGCGGTGGCCCGCGCCTGCGCGCTGGCGGCGCTGTTGCCCGCAGGCACACGGAGGCGGATTCCGTCGGCTGCGCTCGTCGACCTGTTCTGCTGGAGCCCGGCGCAGGTGCACCGGCTGCAGTCCGCGATACGGATGCTGGGCCAGTCGCTCGAAAAGGTCGCGTTCCTGCCGGTGCTTCATCCGGCCGGAGACCACACCTCGCTCGCTGGCGCCTTCGCATGGCAGAAGCCCGGGAAGGCAAGGGTGTTCACTCCGCAGGCGCTGGCCACGGCGGGCGTCAAGGACCTCATCGATCCGGGGCTCCACTCAACGCGGCTGCGGCGTCTGGAGGATCTCGGCCGACGGTTCGGGCTGCGCTTCGGTCCGCGTCCCGACGGGCTCGCGGACTGGGCGGAGCGGCTCGCTCTGGCGTTGCACGCCGACCGTGTGGGGCTGGACACCTGGGCGGATTTCTATGCCGACCTGTCCCTCTGCCTCACGGACGGCGGCCGTGCGCTGCGCGGCAAGCAGATCATCCTCGGCACCGGCGGGGAGTTGCTGCCAGCCGGGGGCACGGGGGTGTTCGTACCGCGGCCGGTGGAGTCGGCAGCCGCACGTATGACTGCTCCCCCGGCCACGGATACGGCCGGCGCCACCGCGGCGCCGGTGCCCGAGCGGCTCGCGGAGCACCTCCGCTTCGCGCACGGCGGCCTGCTCTGGTCCGGGAAGCGGGCCACGCGTCGCACGCAAGGGTTGCGCTGGCTGGAGCAGCAGGAGCTGGTGCGCCCGTATGCGCCCCAGGCGGTCCTCGACGTGGTGGCCGAGGCCATGGGCAGGGAGCGGGGGGACGACGGTGCGCTGCGCGTGTATCTGAAGTACGCGTGTACCGTGTGGGCGGCAAGCCTCGCGGAGTCGGGAGGGGGCGGCCTGCGTGTGAGCGGACTGCTAGGGCCCGCGCGGGACGGCTGGATCACGCTGGGCACCGCGATGTTCGGCCCAGGCTGGCCAGGCACTCAGCGACACGTTGACGACACTTTGGTGCGCTTCCTCGCCAGGGAATCGGCCGGGTCGGACGAATTGGCGCGACTCGCGGGGCAGGTCATCGAGCCACCGGAGGAGATCCTCGAGCCAGGCGACGAGACCAGCGTCGATGTCGGCACGCTGCAGCGGTTCCTGGAGCGACAGGGCGTCAGCCACGGGCTGCGGCCTCGCCAACATGCGGTGAACATGACGTCCGACTCCCTGAAAGGCAGCATCCTCAACTCTCCCTACAGCTTCTCCGGGTTCCCCAGCGTCCCGCTGACGCGACAGGAGCTGCGTAACTGGCGTCGGACAGCAGTCCGTTGGACGAACCATCAGCGTGGGCTCTACAGCACGGTGTCCTACCGCCCGCAACAGCCGCTGTGCACGCTGCCCGGCCAGAGCGACTACGAGTCGTTCGACGACGACAGCCGCAAGCTGTACGCGGAGCTGATTCTGCACGGGCTCGGCTCCTGGCCCGACACTGTCCTGGAGACGACCTACACCGGCGGTTCCGATCGAAACGGCACGCGCTGGCCGACGCCGCTGGCGGGGTTCCTCGCCCAAGCGCCCTGGATCCCGCAGCAAGATCCTCGTCCCGCGGACGGGCAGACCGCCACGTCCCGGTTCGCGGATGCGAGCAGTGCATGGTGGTGGTCGGGCGAGGGTGCGGCGCCCGAATACCTCGCCACGGCGCCCGCCTCCCTGCGCGCGCGGGCCACGGATCGGGTCCGCGTGCGCCTTGCCCTGCTGGGCGTGCGCAGTTGGGACGATCCGGAATCCGCGCTCGCCCGGCTCGATCACCTGGCCGAGCTGGTGTTGTCAACGCCGAGCCTGCGGCACGGGCGGCTCGGCCATCTGGTCCGCAAGGCGAACGAGAAGGCGTGGGGCGACCTACTGCCTGCGCACGGGCCGGGGCCCACGGGCTTCGGGGAGATGACCGACCTTGTGGTCTCGTGTGAGGACGCGCTCGCAGCGGTCGGAGGGCGGACGGAACGGGAACAGATGGCGGAGCAGAACGAAGCAGCACCGGAGGAGGGTCCTGCCCCAGAAGAGGACCACAAGGCAGAGACCATCTACGTCGCCGACGATCAGGGTGCCATCGAGCGCAGGCTACTCGATGCCGTCGCTGTCCCCGTGCTGCCGATCGGTGCCGGCGCCCTCGCGGACCGCGTCAACTCCTATCTGCGTCGCCGAACTTCCTTCCCCACCCGCCGGACCAGTGCAGCCGTCGTGGAGGTCCTAGCGGACGGACTGCCCTTGAACGATGCCTCCGGTGGCCTACTGACGGAGGTTGCGGGGCCCTGGCTGGCCACGCTGGTGGCGGGGCTCGTCGAGTTCGATGCCGAGCGGGCCCTGCGGCTCACGGATGTCTCACCCGCTCTGATCATGCGGCGGATCGGCGCCTGTCGGCTCGTGCGGGCCACGCGCACAGTGCAGTACGTCGACGGTCACGTCGTGCCCAGCGAGACGGCGGAGCGGTCGCTGTTTCAGGGGACACCAGAACGGGGGCTCGTCGTGACAGTCCACCCCGACGGTGATCAGGCTCCGGAGTGGGAGATCCTGCAGCACGCAGCCCCCGCAGTGGCCGCCCTCGTCGGAGCTCCGGTACTTGGAGAACGTCTTCAACTGGCCCTCTTCAAGCTAGCGCAGCGATGCGCCAAGCCGGGAGACGTCGCCGACGTGGACCTCGCAGACGTCCTGCGCGTCCCCGTGGGCAAGCTGGAGGCCGTGCTCTCCGACCGGTCCTCTGTACGCTCCGGCAGCGCTCGCCTCGTCCCGCTCCTGGCCTGTGTGGATCCCGCACACGCTGAGGATCTACAACGCCAGCAGGAGACATTCCACGATCGCGCGCAGCTCCACGACTGGCTGGCCTCACGAGTGAACCCCAAAACCACCCGGACGCTAATGCGCCTCATAGATGACGACGACTGGCAGCGCAGACTCACCGCACTCGGCGTCAAGTTGGCCGACGCCAATCGTGCGTGGCGGGACCTCGACCTACCGTCCGTGCACAACAGGGCAGGTCACACACGCCAGTTCGCGCACTGGCTGCAGCACAACCGGGCCGACCTCGTCGATCGTGTACGCGATACGTTCGTTCCCGCGTATCGAGCCGGATCGCCGCTTGAGTCATACGTCGGGCTACGCGAGCTACCCGGTCTTGAGGCAGCACCGGAGTGGCTCGACCTCTATTGGGACGTGCCAACCGATGTCTTGCGTACGCACGCGGAAGCATGGGCCCGTGCTCACCTGCCCGCCCCGTCCCCCGCGCAGAGCAAGCGGGCGACCAAGGATGGCGCCTCTACGCGGCCGGTCGCCGAGCTCCGTGACGTGTGCATGGGAGTCCTGCACGACCAGCTTCCGCGGCTGCGCACTCTCATAGACACCTGGGTACGCCTCCATGGAGGCGGCGGACAGGCGCACGGACTCCCCTCCGTCGAGGAGGTCGCGCGGGCTATGGACGCGCAGGGGCTCCTCGATTTCGAGCGGCTGCGCAAGCAGCGGCTGACGCGCTGGTTGAGCGACCACGGCTACTGGCCTGACGGCATGCCCCTCACCCACCGCTCCGCCGACTTGGCCTTGGACCAATCCCGGGCGGCCGGACAAAGCGTGCCGGCGGGTCCCGGAACAGGTGCGTGGCCGCTCGCCGCAGGCCCTCATGTGGTGCTCAGCGGAAAGCGCCTGCCCATCGGCCGGGACGACCTGCGCACGCTGGCCTGCGAGGTGGCAAGCGATGTAACCGAGGACCAACTTGCCGTCTCGCCGACGCCGTTGGCATCGCTGCCGCCTACAATCCCCCGGGCCCGGAGGGAGCGCGGCGAAAGCAGTGAGGGCTACACGGTGGCTCCTGTGGATCCCGCGACGAAACTGGCCATCGGCCTCGCCGGGGAAAAGGTCGTCGGCGCGTGGCTGCACCGCCACTATGAAGTGCCTGAGCAGGAGTCGTGGCGCTCCGGACTGCGTTCGCACGTCTATCCAGATGGCATCGGGGACGACCGGCTCGGCTATGACTTCCGGATCACCACCCCGGAGCGGACCCTGTACTTCGAGGTCAAAGCGTCCACCGGCGCCGACGGCGAAATTCAGTTGGGCGAGTCCGAGGTCGACCGGGCACGCGCCCTCAAGCCTGACGAGACGTACTTCATCGTGTACGTCTCCCATGTGCTGGACGGCGCCCGCCGCCACATCACACCATTGCCCAACCCTTTCGGAGCACCCGGGCTCGCGGGGTACCGCCTGGTGGGCAACGCGCTGCGGCTGCGATTCACCTTGCCCACGATGCACTAA